The Nostoc flagelliforme CCNUN1 genome includes a region encoding these proteins:
- a CDS encoding ASCH domain-containing protein has protein sequence MKALSVRQPWAWAIIYALKNVENRGWPIHYRGDILIHAAKTCTKKEYQVAREFCQGMGVEIPELISLRRGQVIGVVTIVNCKFSQVACGWGMPEQYHWKLENPREIAPIPYIGQLGIFEVPDDLVMEVAA, from the coding sequence ATGAAAGCGCTATCTGTTCGTCAGCCTTGGGCATGGGCAATTATTTATGCTCTCAAAAATGTTGAAAACCGAGGCTGGCCTATTCATTATCGCGGCGACATTCTGATTCACGCCGCCAAAACCTGTACCAAAAAAGAGTACCAGGTAGCGAGAGAATTTTGTCAAGGGATGGGGGTAGAAATTCCAGAACTAATCTCTCTCCGTCGCGGTCAAGTCATCGGTGTTGTCACAATAGTAAATTGCAAGTTTTCACAAGTTGCATGTGGTTGGGGAATGCCTGAGCAATACCACTGGAAACTGGAGAATCCACGCGAGATTGCACCGATTCCTTACATTGGGCAGTTGGGGATTTTTGAAGTACCCGATGATTTGGTCATGGAGGTGGCTGCATGA
- a CDS encoding replicative DNA helicase — MHPNQDNVVSFHPDRSLDNLPPQNIEAEVAILGGIMLDPEAMTRVSDRLITQAFYISAHKDIYQAAVQLHATYQPTDLLSVTAWLADHNLLNRIGGRNKLATLVDRTVSAVNIDALADLVMEKYRRRQLIKVGSEIVQLGYETQTELPLVLSLAEAKVFTVTQNQSDERCKVFSAQDMGFELFQKLEMGNMAGDRIGWYDLENITGGIYPSSLVVVAAESHMGKTHFMISYAYEIMTKLGKPVLYVTPEMDKNQLNARMLARVTGVDASMIQTNTQCYWEQIAQGIGQMVELPWKVYEHSSPTTAMIASAVRRAITEFGGSIGAVFIDYLQQIPLESGGNMAFEVGKITRQIRDIAKSHKIPVFLGCQINRGNQTTADKRPNRHLLRNSGEIFEVCDQLIMLYRDAVYTKDSSDRTIELIVEKNRLYGKLGTATMLCDLSTSKFLNLAR; from the coding sequence ATGCACCCTAATCAAGACAACGTAGTTTCTTTTCACCCTGACAGGTCACTTGACAACTTGCCTCCACAAAATATCGAAGCGGAAGTTGCGATTTTGGGCGGGATTATGCTTGACCCAGAAGCGATGACTAGAGTCAGCGATCGCCTAATAACCCAAGCCTTTTACATCAGCGCCCACAAAGATATTTATCAAGCCGCAGTCCAACTTCATGCTACATACCAACCCACAGATTTACTAAGCGTCACCGCTTGGTTGGCTGACCACAATCTTCTCAATCGCATTGGTGGCAGAAATAAGTTAGCGACTTTGGTAGACCGCACTGTATCAGCCGTTAACATCGACGCTTTAGCTGATTTAGTGATGGAAAAATACCGACGGCGACAGCTAATCAAAGTGGGATCAGAAATTGTCCAACTCGGTTACGAGACGCAAACTGAACTACCACTTGTTCTATCGCTTGCTGAGGCGAAAGTTTTCACTGTAACCCAAAATCAAAGCGATGAACGTTGCAAGGTTTTCTCAGCACAAGACATGGGCTTTGAACTGTTCCAAAAGCTGGAGATGGGAAACATGGCAGGCGACAGAATTGGTTGGTACGACCTCGAAAACATCACTGGGGGGATTTATCCAAGCAGCTTAGTTGTAGTGGCTGCTGAATCCCACATGGGCAAAACCCACTTCATGATTTCTTACGCTTACGAAATCATGACCAAACTTGGAAAACCAGTTTTGTACGTTACTCCAGAAATGGATAAGAATCAACTCAATGCCCGAATGCTGGCCCGAGTCACAGGTGTAGACGCTTCTATGATTCAAACCAATACTCAATGCTACTGGGAGCAAATAGCACAAGGCATAGGACAGATGGTGGAGTTGCCTTGGAAGGTTTACGAGCATTCCTCCCCTACAACCGCAATGATTGCTTCTGCTGTGCGCCGTGCCATTACCGAATTTGGCGGTTCTATTGGTGCTGTGTTTATTGACTACTTGCAGCAGATTCCTTTGGAGTCTGGGGGGAACATGGCTTTTGAAGTCGGCAAGATTACCCGCCAGATTCGGGACATTGCCAAGTCTCACAAAATCCCTGTTTTCTTGGGCTGTCAAATCAATCGGGGGAATCAAACAACGGCTGATAAACGCCCCAATCGGCATCTGTTACGTAATTCTGGTGAAATCTTTGAGGTTTGTGACCAGTTAATCATGCTTTACCGCGATGCTGTTTACACAAAAGACTCAAGCGACCGCACTATCGAGTTGATTGTTGAGAAAAACCGCCTTTACGGTAAGCTCGGCACTGCGACGATGTTGTGCGATTTATCCACATCGAAATTTTTGAACTTGGCCAGGTAA
- a CDS encoding helix-turn-helix domain-containing protein — protein sequence MGFRNGKPSKQFTAIPNSLIRDHNLTDSTFRLISWVASHDENFDISFTVIEKHLGYKRDKIRNAIKNAEQNDYLVRVQENNPNNGKFDWQYYIFTSKEDTKLFRENHSSIGKSSIGESSVSGSSIGGSSIGGLSIGGSSTPHIEKQLEENKLEEKHIQEAPPTQNTFPTQESCVRETEQTELTEQPRQPELEEPTPQQPTALSKKSVESQQTDNPSRRSTIAPGSFEKSEQSNNQLVAPNPKSASPTSLPDSTCYTMHPTEKTEQAMRESGLPPWMEKTGPNGWKTEFVESYRQYLNSTPRYAKELIRQATTGEAKNALTRLSKTDSGKAEIQNHWDSFNELKERQQPTQSKHNANTSNDDVLAMAIAADEERRQQEQSKQERKNEYRFSPQMLELKAKLQAAVNTPKPQPNSRFSSVDLREVEAQLKLALKA from the coding sequence ATGGGATTTCGTAATGGTAAACCCTCTAAACAGTTTACAGCCATTCCCAACAGTTTAATTCGTGATCACAACCTTACTGATTCAACATTTAGGTTAATTTCTTGGGTAGCTTCTCACGACGAAAATTTTGATATTAGTTTTACGGTAATCGAAAAACATTTGGGGTACAAACGAGACAAAATCCGTAATGCTATCAAAAACGCTGAACAAAATGACTATTTAGTAAGAGTTCAAGAGAACAACCCGAACAATGGTAAGTTTGACTGGCAATATTACATTTTTACCAGCAAAGAAGACACAAAGTTATTTCGAGAAAATCATTCATCCATAGGTAAGTCGTCCATAGGTGAGTCATCCGTAAGTGGGTCATCCATAGGTGGATCGTCCATAGGTGGGTTATCCATAGGTGGGTCATCCACCCCTCATATAGAAAAACAATTAGAAGAAAATAAATTAGAAGAAAAACACATACAAGAAGCACCCCCAACTCAGAACACATTTCCCACCCAAGAATCGTGTGTGCGTGAAACTGAACAGACTGAGTTGACCGAGCAACCAAGACAACCAGAACTCGAAGAACCAACCCCACAACAACCCACTGCGTTGTCAAAAAAATCCGTGGAATCGCAACAAACCGATAACCCCTCAAGAAGATCAACTATTGCGCCGGGGTCGTTCGAGAAATCCGAACAATCGAATAATCAGCTAGTAGCACCAAACCCAAAAAGTGCTAGTCCTACATCACTGCCCGATTCGACTTGTTACACAATGCACCCGACAGAGAAAACCGAGCAAGCGATGCGAGAATCTGGACTGCCGCCTTGGATGGAAAAAACAGGCCCTAACGGTTGGAAAACAGAGTTTGTGGAGTCCTACAGGCAATACTTGAACAGCACGCCCAGGTATGCCAAAGAGTTAATTCGTCAGGCAACAACAGGCGAGGCGAAAAATGCCCTAACTCGACTTTCAAAAACTGACTCCGGCAAAGCAGAGATTCAAAACCACTGGGATAGTTTCAACGAGTTGAAAGAACGTCAGCAGCCTACCCAATCAAAACATAATGCAAATACCAGCAACGATGATGTTTTAGCTATGGCAATTGCTGCTGACGAAGAACGCCGTCAACAAGAACAATCAAAACAAGAGCGTAAGAATGAATATCGATTTAGCCCACAAATGTTGGAACTCAAAGCCAAACTTCAAGCCGCAGTAAATACTCCAAAACCTCAACCAAATTCCCGATTTTCCTCCGTTGACTTACGGGAAGTGGAAGCGCAGTTAAAATTAGCACTCAAAGCATAA